A single region of the Drosophila takahashii strain IR98-3 E-12201 chromosome 2R, DtakHiC1v2, whole genome shotgun sequence genome encodes:
- the LOC108058538 gene encoding uncharacterized protein — protein MFLPWLQLVLLLCGLTATWAFLYRVDWPKRQLGWWQKQYYQSSWHQRLRFTTTPKPGATPETIETRLVYPCYCYKPSLKGLATASPVEKRMIETKELFFLNK, from the exons ATGTTCTTGCCTTGGCTGCAGCTGGTTCTACTTCTCTGTGGCCTCACAGCCACGTGGGCTTTTTTGTATCGCGTTGATTGGCCCAAAAGACAGTTGGGTTGGTGGCAAAAGCAATACTACCAGTCATCAT GGCACCAGAGGCTGCGGTTTACGACTACCCCGAAGCCAGGAGCCACCCCCGAGACGATTGAGACCCGATTGGTGTACCCGTGCTATTGCTATAAGCCCTCTCTCAAAGGCTTGGCCACCGCCAGTCCCGTCGAAAAGCGAATGATTGAGACCAAGGAACTGTTCttcttgaataaataa